The following coding sequences are from one Candidatus Nitrohelix vancouverensis window:
- a CDS encoding DUF1566 domain-containing protein, with amino-acid sequence MNSIERFIDNNDGTISDLESNLTWAKEDSWQAEQKWVTWDEAMEHAQNLSGIKFAGHKDWRLPTCDEAKTLFDPAWENTDKYDAKIGLNPIFPPGPLPTIWAHEAMIGNEGFILDLRNGEIRSLYKSKSGRMAARPVRETEKIIPLSER; translated from the coding sequence ATGAACTCAATTGAACGTTTTATCGACAATAATGACGGAACCATCTCCGATCTGGAAAGCAATCTGACATGGGCCAAAGAGGATTCCTGGCAAGCCGAGCAAAAGTGGGTGACATGGGACGAAGCGATGGAACACGCCCAGAACTTGTCCGGGATCAAATTCGCCGGGCACAAGGACTGGCGCCTGCCCACTTGCGATGAAGCCAAGACCCTGTTCGATCCGGCATGGGAAAATACTGATAAATACGATGCTAAAATCGGTCTGAATCCCATTTTTCCTCCGGGGCCTCTACCCACCATATGGGCGCACGAAGCGATGATTGGCAATGAAGGTTTCATATTGGATTTAAGAAACGGAGAAATCCGTTCCCTGTATAAAAGCAAGAGCGGAAGAATGGCCGCGCGCCCGGTGCGCGAGACAGAGAAAATCATTCCCCTCTCGGAAAGATAG
- a CDS encoding aldo/keto reductase, producing MKTTGFSEIGKQWSAITFGCWQIAPSGGWGDLCTEQEAEASVRTALDCGITAFDTAEGYGDGESERRLGRALGSRKDEVVVISKIWPDAELTLNDYQKRLDASLKALNREYVDVYLVHWPGSYFDSPDKSKKLADIMRSLRDSGKARAIGLSNFHANDLQRLGDSLSDFSINQVPYSLLGREYEGKTRSLCQREGLPYMAFSPTGQGFLAGRFSKEDQNFPARASNRFYQEPRFSAGKRLYEKIQTIARDIGRAPIEIAIAWVLAQPNILTAIVGSRKPDQIREFSKAGDLKLTPETLELLTKASDQFIQSTR from the coding sequence ATGAAAACGACCGGGTTTTCTGAAATCGGCAAACAATGGAGCGCCATCACCTTCGGATGCTGGCAGATCGCGCCCAGCGGCGGTTGGGGCGACCTTTGCACAGAACAGGAAGCCGAGGCCTCTGTCCGCACCGCCCTCGACTGCGGCATCACCGCTTTTGATACCGCCGAAGGCTATGGCGACGGCGAATCAGAACGACGTCTCGGTCGCGCCCTTGGCTCCCGCAAAGACGAGGTCGTCGTCATCTCCAAAATCTGGCCCGACGCCGAACTGACTCTCAACGATTACCAGAAACGTCTGGACGCCAGCCTCAAAGCGCTGAATCGCGAATACGTCGACGTCTATCTGGTGCACTGGCCCGGCTCCTATTTCGACAGTCCCGACAAAAGCAAAAAACTTGCAGATATCATGCGCTCCCTGCGCGATAGCGGCAAAGCCCGCGCCATCGGCCTGTCCAATTTCCACGCCAATGACTTGCAACGGCTGGGCGATTCGCTCAGCGATTTTTCCATCAATCAGGTTCCCTACAGTTTGCTGGGCAGAGAGTACGAGGGCAAAACGCGAAGCCTGTGCCAGCGCGAAGGTTTGCCCTACATGGCCTTTTCGCCCACCGGTCAGGGCTTTCTCGCCGGGCGTTTCAGCAAGGAAGATCAGAATTTCCCCGCCCGCGCTTCCAACCGCTTTTATCAGGAGCCCCGCTTCAGCGCAGGCAAACGCCTGTATGAAAAAATCCAGACTATCGCCAGGGACATCGGGCGCGCTCCCATCGAAATCGCCATCGCCTGGGTTCTCGCTCAACCAAACATCCTAACCGCCATTGTCGGTTCCAGAAAACCGGATCAAATCAGGGAATTTTCCAAAGCGGGCGATTTAAAACTCACGCCGGAAACGCTCGAATTGCTGACAAAGGCCAGCGATCAATTCATCCAATCCACTCGCTAA
- a CDS encoding AsmA family protein — MSTSVPPEVPPVAPKRKGKIVLVVLLALFLATGSVALFFIANLQQYRDPLQKQLSQSTGLDIHFEKIGLGLSGGLGLRCEGLQVKTKDLSRKLFGAGDLNLVLEWSPLLNGEIKIKKAVLSRPSIDLNLNPASTPPAPSTEAPQKKDAPKAEPLSPEQLHWKVAQFRLRQIHLNVDSLEVDNGEIRIIQVNNGKESVAPVRFSGALSIQRTPDRLDVSISQLNLRPGDLQLQGSLKGVDLLSANALLKLDLESKNPSLDQLEVFKAFLPPSAAKLLVSENRLDAMTFSLEATPGASNGAPLLKATLSGQALRAKLSAEPLSVQSLRVDLKAPRLDQASAHSVLEGIEQGKIALKDLKADWLWDGKTIRAENGRIQPAHGQVTFSGQLEQSSSKFSAQYQGDDLRLEDFSPQRIRGGASFKGRIQGTLPKDKNTPAKMDATKLLLESLSGQNQIQLAQGKLLPLETWGEVLHFLKPSAGTTLLKEGLGFEKFGGDFNIQRGRVRTDNLHLLEKKIHLKAKGEAHLIQRTLNAEVRGLPMELLKQIAAPLPDLGPILQDGQLEKAVYLTVKGPWEKPAVGVLIDPKAVSQPEQLIKNLLNFAFPNR, encoded by the coding sequence ATGTCGACCAGCGTTCCGCCAGAAGTTCCCCCTGTAGCTCCCAAACGTAAAGGGAAAATCGTTCTGGTCGTATTACTTGCGCTGTTCCTGGCAACCGGTTCTGTCGCTCTCTTCTTCATTGCCAACCTGCAACAATACCGCGATCCGCTTCAAAAACAACTGTCCCAGTCAACCGGACTGGACATTCATTTTGAAAAAATAGGGCTGGGATTGAGCGGCGGACTGGGACTGCGTTGCGAAGGCCTTCAAGTGAAAACCAAAGATCTCTCGCGCAAACTGTTTGGCGCCGGAGACCTCAATCTGGTACTTGAATGGAGCCCTTTGCTCAACGGCGAAATCAAAATCAAAAAAGCTGTTTTGAGTCGCCCCTCCATAGACCTGAACCTCAACCCCGCTTCCACCCCACCCGCACCGTCAACAGAAGCCCCGCAAAAGAAAGACGCCCCTAAAGCCGAACCCTTAAGCCCGGAACAATTGCATTGGAAGGTCGCGCAGTTCAGGCTCCGGCAAATCCACCTCAATGTCGATTCACTCGAAGTCGATAACGGGGAAATACGAATCATCCAGGTCAATAACGGCAAGGAATCCGTCGCTCCCGTTCGCTTTTCCGGCGCGCTGTCCATTCAGCGGACGCCCGACCGACTGGATGTCTCCATCTCTCAACTGAACCTGCGTCCTGGCGATCTCCAGTTACAGGGAAGTCTCAAGGGCGTCGATCTCCTGTCTGCAAACGCTCTGCTCAAACTCGACCTGGAATCGAAAAATCCATCGCTCGACCAACTCGAAGTTTTCAAAGCCTTCTTGCCTCCCTCTGCCGCCAAACTGCTGGTATCCGAAAATCGACTGGACGCCATGACATTTTCATTGGAAGCCACGCCCGGCGCATCCAACGGAGCGCCTTTGCTGAAAGCCACTCTCAGCGGACAAGCCTTGCGCGCCAAGCTGTCTGCGGAACCGTTGAGCGTCCAATCCCTGCGCGTTGATCTCAAGGCGCCCCGACTCGACCAGGCCAGCGCCCATAGCGTTCTGGAAGGGATCGAACAGGGGAAAATCGCTCTCAAAGACCTGAAGGCTGACTGGCTCTGGGACGGCAAAACAATACGCGCCGAGAACGGACGCATCCAGCCCGCGCACGGGCAGGTTACTTTCAGCGGTCAACTCGAACAAAGTTCGTCGAAATTTTCCGCACAGTATCAGGGCGACGATCTACGCCTCGAAGATTTTTCGCCGCAACGCATTCGCGGAGGGGCGAGCTTCAAAGGCCGCATACAAGGAACGCTTCCAAAAGATAAAAACACTCCCGCAAAAATGGACGCGACAAAACTCCTGCTCGAATCGCTGAGCGGGCAAAACCAGATTCAACTGGCGCAAGGGAAACTCCTGCCGCTGGAAACCTGGGGCGAGGTCCTGCATTTTTTAAAACCTTCGGCGGGAACGACGCTACTCAAGGAAGGACTGGGTTTTGAGAAATTCGGAGGGGATTTTAATATCCAGCGGGGGCGCGTGAGAACGGACAACCTGCATTTGCTCGAGAAGAAAATTCACCTGAAAGCCAAAGGCGAAGCGCATCTGATCCAACGCACTCTCAACGCTGAAGTGAGGGGACTGCCCATGGAACTGCTCAAGCAAATCGCCGCGCCCCTGCCCGATCTGGGCCCCATCCTGCAAGACGGACAATTGGAGAAAGCCGTTTACCTGACCGTCAAAGGCCCCTGGGAAAAACCGGCGGTCGGCGTACTCATCGACCCCAAGGCGGTGAGCCAGCCGGAGCAACTGATCAAAAACCTGCTCAATTTCGCCTTCCCAAATAGATAG
- the queF gene encoding NADPH-dependent 7-cyano-7-deazaguanine reductase QueF — translation MKKTPTSDIEVFPNPYPGREYEIDMDCPEFTCLCPKTGQPDFADIQITYVPRDLCIELKSLKLYLWSFRDQGAFHEKVINEILDHLVAACQPVWMQVVGDFNVRGGIHTTITVEHVGKPVKRSAKKIPKKKIN, via the coding sequence ATGAAAAAAACACCAACTAGCGATATTGAAGTGTTTCCGAACCCTTATCCGGGGCGGGAATATGAAATTGATATGGATTGCCCGGAGTTCACCTGCCTGTGCCCAAAAACCGGGCAACCGGATTTTGCGGATATACAGATCACTTATGTTCCGAGGGATTTATGCATTGAGTTGAAATCCCTCAAGTTGTACCTGTGGTCCTTTCGCGATCAGGGGGCTTTCCATGAAAAAGTCATCAATGAAATTCTCGATCATCTGGTCGCGGCATGTCAGCCGGTCTGGATGCAGGTGGTGGGCGATTTCAACGTGCGCGGCGGAATTCATACCACCATCACCGTCGAACATGTGGGCAAGCCGGTGAAGCGGTCTGCGAAAAAAATACCAAAGAAAAAAATCAATTGA
- a CDS encoding co-chaperone GroES has product MKIRPLQDRILVQPILEKEVQKGGIIIPDSAKEKPIEGRVKAVGKGKVGDDGKPVKLEVKVGDKVLYGKYAGTEIKVDGEDYLLMREDDVLGVID; this is encoded by the coding sequence ATGAAAATCCGACCTCTTCAAGATCGTATTCTGGTTCAACCCATTTTGGAGAAAGAAGTTCAAAAGGGCGGGATCATCATCCCCGACTCAGCCAAGGAAAAACCCATCGAAGGTCGCGTCAAAGCGGTAGGCAAAGGCAAAGTGGGCGACGACGGAAAGCCCGTTAAACTCGAAGTGAAAGTGGGCGACAAGGTTCTTTACGGCAAATATGCCGGCACCGAAATCAAAGTAGACGGCGAAGATTACCTTCTGATGCGAGAAGACGACGTTCTGGGAGTCATTGACTAA
- the groL gene encoding chaperonin GroEL (60 kDa chaperone family; promotes refolding of misfolded polypeptides especially under stressful conditions; forms two stacked rings of heptamers to form a barrel-shaped 14mer; ends can be capped by GroES; misfolded proteins enter the barrel where they are refolded when GroES binds), with protein sequence MAKQIIYHQDARHKILSGVNKLADTVKLTLGPKGRNVVIDKKFGSPTITKDGVTVAKEIELEDPFENMGAQMVNEVASKTSDNAGDGTTTATVLAQAIFREGMKNVTAGANPMDIKRGIEDAVVKVIEEIRKQAKPTRNKTEIAQVGTISANNDTAIGDIIAEAMDKVGKDGVITVEEAKGMETALEIVEGMQFDRGYLSPYFVTDSERMECAMEDVYILLHEKKISNMKDLLPLLELVAKGSKPLLIIAEDIEGEALATLVVNKLRGTLNVSAVKAPGFGDRRKDMLNDIAILTGGKVITEDIGVKLENVTLDDLGKAKRVTIDKENTTIVDGKGKASDIQGRVKQIRNQIEETTSDYDREKLQERLAKLVGGVAIIKVGAATETEMKEKKARVEDALHATRAAVEEGIIPGGGVAFLRTLSSLDKITGEHDYMLGVKIIRRALEEPIRQIALNAGLEGTVIAEKVKGLKGSNGYDARNDEYVDMIKAGIIDPAKVARTALQNAASISSLMLTTEAMISDLPEDKDDHGHAHGPAGGMGGMGGMGGMGGMGGMM encoded by the coding sequence ATGGCGAAACAAATTATTTATCATCAGGATGCGCGACACAAAATCTTGTCCGGCGTCAACAAGCTGGCTGACACCGTTAAACTGACCCTCGGTCCCAAAGGCCGCAACGTGGTCATCGACAAGAAATTCGGTTCTCCCACCATCACCAAAGACGGCGTGACCGTTGCCAAGGAAATCGAGTTGGAAGATCCTTTTGAGAACATGGGCGCGCAGATGGTCAACGAAGTGGCCAGCAAAACTTCCGATAATGCCGGCGACGGTACGACGACGGCAACGGTTCTGGCCCAGGCGATTTTCCGCGAAGGCATGAAGAACGTAACCGCAGGCGCAAACCCGATGGATATCAAACGCGGCATTGAAGATGCAGTCGTTAAAGTCATCGAAGAAATTCGCAAGCAAGCAAAACCGACTCGCAACAAAACCGAAATCGCGCAGGTTGGCACCATCTCCGCTAACAACGACACCGCAATCGGCGACATCATCGCTGAAGCGATGGATAAAGTCGGCAAAGACGGCGTTATCACCGTTGAAGAAGCAAAAGGCATGGAAACGGCTCTCGAAATCGTGGAAGGCATGCAGTTCGATCGCGGTTACCTCTCCCCTTACTTCGTGACTGACTCCGAGCGTATGGAATGCGCGATGGAAGACGTTTACATCCTGCTCCACGAGAAAAAAATCTCCAACATGAAAGACTTGTTGCCGCTTCTGGAACTCGTCGCAAAAGGAAGCAAACCCCTCTTGATCATTGCTGAAGACATCGAAGGCGAAGCGCTGGCGACTCTGGTTGTCAACAAACTGCGCGGCACCCTGAACGTCTCTGCAGTCAAGGCTCCGGGTTTTGGCGACCGTCGCAAGGACATGCTCAACGACATCGCCATCCTGACCGGCGGTAAAGTCATCACGGAAGACATTGGCGTGAAACTCGAAAACGTCACCCTCGACGATCTCGGTAAAGCCAAGCGCGTCACCATCGACAAGGAAAACACCACCATCGTCGACGGCAAAGGCAAAGCCTCTGACATTCAAGGCCGCGTGAAGCAAATCCGCAATCAGATCGAAGAGACCACTTCCGATTACGATCGCGAAAAACTTCAAGAACGTCTCGCCAAACTGGTCGGCGGCGTCGCTATCATTAAAGTAGGCGCGGCGACGGAAACGGAAATGAAGGAAAAGAAAGCGCGCGTTGAAGACGCATTGCACGCGACCCGAGCGGCGGTTGAAGAAGGCATCATCCCCGGCGGCGGCGTTGCATTCCTGCGCACCCTTTCCTCTCTCGACAAGATCACCGGCGAGCACGACTACATGCTCGGCGTAAAGATCATCCGTCGCGCGTTGGAAGAACCGATTCGTCAAATCGCTCTCAACGCGGGCCTCGAAGGCACCGTCATCGCCGAGAAGGTCAAGGGCCTGAAAGGTTCCAACGGTTATGATGCGCGCAACGACGAGTACGTTGACATGATCAAAGCCGGCATCATCGATCCTGCAAAAGTGGCTCGCACCGCATTGCAAAACGCGGCAAGCATCTCTTCACTGATGCTGACCACCGAAGCGATGATCTCCGATCTGCCGGAAGACAAAGACGACCATGGTCATGCACATGGCCCCGCCGGCGGTATGGGCGGCATGGGCGGTATGGGTGGCATGGGCGGTATGGGCGGCATGATGTAA
- the glgC gene encoding glucose-1-phosphate adenylyltransferase, which produces MKILGMIMAGGEGSRLFPLTRQRAKPAVPFGGKYRIIDFVLSNFINSKIYSLYVLTQFKSQSLTEHLQEGWRFSSLLPDHFILPVPAQKQTGESWYRGTADAIYQNVNLFENQGYDMILVFGADHIYQMDIRQMIDFHIQRKADMTVSAIPVPIKEAKSFGVLQTDEKHRVVGFKEKPGRPKPIPSQQDMAYVSMGNYIFNTDFLIKNLYDDASNLDSSHDFGKDILPRVFKTDRVYAYDFASNKVPGSHPRETGYWRDVGTLKSFWEANMDLKSISPVFNLYNNEWPIRSTLANSPPAKFIFNDEDHCGHALNSIVSEGSIISGGKVEDSIICRQVVVESGSLVQNSIIMDRVNIGKNCKINMAIIDKDVTVPPNTTIGYDIDEDENRFFVDPESNLVVLNKGFKFT; this is translated from the coding sequence ATGAAAATTCTGGGTATGATCATGGCCGGGGGCGAAGGAAGCCGCCTGTTTCCCCTGACCCGCCAACGGGCCAAACCCGCCGTCCCATTCGGCGGGAAATATCGAATCATAGATTTTGTTTTAAGCAATTTCATCAATTCAAAAATCTATTCCCTCTACGTTCTCACCCAGTTCAAATCGCAATCCCTGACGGAACATCTGCAAGAGGGCTGGCGTTTCAGTTCCCTGTTGCCCGACCATTTTATTTTGCCCGTCCCCGCGCAGAAGCAAACCGGCGAAAGCTGGTATCGGGGAACCGCCGACGCGATTTACCAAAACGTCAACCTGTTTGAAAATCAAGGCTACGATATGATTCTGGTGTTTGGCGCCGATCATATTTACCAGATGGACATTCGCCAAATGATCGATTTTCATATTCAACGAAAAGCCGACATGACGGTTTCGGCCATTCCCGTTCCCATCAAGGAAGCGAAATCCTTTGGCGTTTTGCAGACCGACGAGAAACACCGCGTCGTCGGCTTCAAGGAAAAACCCGGACGCCCCAAGCCCATTCCCTCGCAACAGGACATGGCCTACGTTTCCATGGGAAACTATATTTTCAACACGGATTTTCTCATCAAGAATCTGTATGACGACGCTTCCAACCTCGACTCTTCGCACGATTTTGGAAAAGACATTCTGCCCAGAGTGTTCAAGACCGACCGCGTCTATGCTTATGATTTCGCCTCCAACAAGGTTCCCGGATCGCACCCCAGGGAAACCGGGTACTGGAGAGATGTGGGCACGCTGAAATCATTCTGGGAAGCCAATATGGATTTGAAAAGCATCTCCCCCGTTTTCAATCTCTACAATAACGAATGGCCCATCCGCTCGACTTTGGCGAACAGTCCGCCCGCAAAATTCATATTCAACGATGAAGACCATTGCGGCCATGCTCTCAACAGCATCGTTTCGGAAGGCAGTATCATCAGCGGCGGCAAAGTGGAAGATTCCATCATTTGCCGACAAGTCGTCGTCGAGTCAGGCTCTCTGGTGCAAAATTCGATCATCATGGATCGAGTCAACATCGGAAAAAATTGCAAGATCAACATGGCGATCATCGACAAGGACGTCACCGTACCGCCCAACACAACCATCGGCTACGACATCGACGAAGACGAAAACCGTTTTTTTGTAGACCCGGAATCCAACCTCGTCGTCCTGAACAAAGGTTTTAAATTCACCTAG
- a CDS encoding DUF1343 domain-containing protein: MLPLLTGIDRLIAEPKRYLPGMRVGLVVNQTSRTATGEYAIDAIRRLPDLQLKRLFAPEHGLYGVDQDMISVDDDVDPSTQLRVISLYGQEESSLAPRIEDLKDLDCLIFDIQDIGSRYYTFIYTMAYCMERCGEAGIPIIVCDRPNPINGVDVEGNRVGDAWRSFVGRYPIANRHGMTAGELARLFNKEFNIQCDLTVISMSQWKREHWFDQTGLAWTPPSPNMPTLSTATVYPGMCMLEGTNLSEGRGTTLPFEQIGAPFIDAHKLAKALQSLRLSEVYFRPHYFKPMFQKWSGQVCGGVQIHVMDRKRFAPLATGLGIIHVIRNLYESKFSWRTEAYEFVSDRLAIDLLYGNDQFRTRWIKEAFDLEAMRNSWREESDAFLELRKNHLLY; this comes from the coding sequence ATGCTTCCTCTCCTGACCGGTATAGATCGTCTGATAGCAGAACCCAAACGTTACCTGCCCGGCATGCGCGTGGGGCTGGTCGTCAACCAGACCAGCCGAACCGCAACCGGCGAATACGCCATCGACGCCATACGCAGACTTCCAGACCTTCAGCTCAAGCGACTCTTCGCGCCGGAACACGGCTTGTACGGCGTGGACCAGGACATGATCTCCGTAGACGACGACGTTGATCCGTCCACCCAACTGCGCGTGATCAGCCTCTACGGTCAGGAGGAATCGTCGCTCGCGCCCCGCATTGAAGACCTCAAGGATCTGGATTGCCTGATCTTCGACATTCAGGATATCGGTTCGCGCTACTACACCTTCATCTACACCATGGCCTATTGTATGGAACGATGCGGCGAGGCGGGCATCCCCATCATCGTCTGCGACCGCCCCAACCCCATCAACGGCGTGGACGTTGAAGGCAACCGCGTGGGCGACGCATGGCGCTCCTTCGTCGGGCGCTACCCCATCGCCAACCGGCATGGCATGACGGCAGGAGAACTCGCCAGACTCTTCAACAAAGAATTCAACATCCAGTGCGACCTGACCGTCATCAGCATGTCGCAATGGAAGCGGGAACACTGGTTCGACCAGACCGGTCTGGCCTGGACCCCGCCCTCGCCCAATATGCCCACCCTGTCCACCGCCACCGTCTATCCCGGCATGTGCATGCTTGAAGGAACCAACCTCTCGGAAGGACGCGGCACCACCCTGCCCTTCGAACAGATTGGCGCGCCCTTCATCGACGCCCACAAACTGGCCAAAGCCCTCCAGTCCCTGCGCCTGTCCGAAGTCTATTTCCGCCCGCATTATTTCAAGCCCATGTTCCAGAAATGGTCCGGCCAGGTCTGCGGCGGCGTCCAGATCCACGTCATGGATCGCAAGCGATTCGCGCCTCTCGCAACGGGACTCGGCATCATTCATGTCATCCGCAATCTCTATGAAAGCAAGTTTTCATGGCGCACCGAAGCCTATGAATTTGTCAGCGACCGACTCGCCATCGACCTGCTTTATGGCAACGATCAATTCCGTACCCGCTGGATCAAGGAAGCCTTCGATCTCGAAGCGATGAGAAACTCCTGGCGCGAGGAGAGCGACGCGTTTCTGGAATTGCGGAAGAACCACCTTCTGTATTGA
- a CDS encoding GatB/YqeY domain-containing protein has translation MKARLQADLQTAQKNKDALKLNTIRGIRSGIKYKEIEAKRELDDDEIVSLIASQIKKNKEAAELFQKGKRLDLSEKELLEVEILQNYLPEQVSEEELRARIQVIIDESGAASAKDLGKVMKIAIPEFKGKADSAAIKSLALEFLNG, from the coding sequence ATAAAAGCACGACTTCAAGCGGATCTCCAGACGGCGCAAAAAAACAAAGACGCCCTAAAACTCAATACCATCCGCGGAATCCGATCAGGAATCAAATACAAGGAAATCGAAGCCAAGAGAGAATTGGACGACGATGAAATCGTATCCCTGATTGCCAGCCAGATTAAGAAAAACAAAGAGGCCGCCGAATTGTTTCAAAAAGGCAAGCGCCTCGACCTGAGCGAAAAAGAACTACTGGAAGTTGAAATTCTACAAAATTATTTGCCTGAACAGGTCTCGGAAGAAGAATTGCGAGCGCGCATTCAAGTCATCATTGATGAATCCGGCGCCGCGAGCGCCAAGGATTTGGGGAAAGTGATGAAAATTGCGATTCCCGAGTTTAAAGGAAAAGCGGATAGCGCCGCTATTAAATCTCTGGCTCTCGAATTTTTGAACGGCTGA
- a CDS encoding DNA primase has translation MKHSIPDHILDEIRSRADIVEIISDVVQLKKAGNSMKGLCPFHSEKSPSFSVSPDKQVYHCFGCGAGGNVFRFVMETQDLSFFEAVQNLAQRVHVTIPSPSDAGSIGSEPSEKEKIRKVNQQARQFYENCLSDPKMGSKALDYLKKRGFDRELLARYQIGYAPSAWSALQQNLEKKQFTDLDFLENAGLLKKSAERNNYYDRFRDRVIFPLKDMQGVIIGFAGRAISDDNIPKYLNSPETPLYKKSKFLFGLDIAKTAIRRENHALLVEGYFDQMRAVQNDILNVAATCGTALTPLQIQLLKNFSTNVTLVFDSDAAGQAAAEKGFDLLLSQGMNVKILCLPDGHDPDSYILKFGKESFLQEVRNAKPFLESYIIKAIAQEDTSSPNGRANVAKRVLPLIAQISNSVERVEWTKFLSEKAKLDERALMSELRKKFHSTRPQPELPKETQTAPPNPELYLIHLLMSGNETTLRTIRSRVSVGEFQDPQLRQIAQVVYEMIDASVPVLLDRALDKAEDPETARQITQIGLAPIEFEDQERAAADCIQAVKRSAAEGAIKELKRQRNHALEAGQMQESRELQIKLRNLETALKAG, from the coding sequence GTGAAACACAGCATCCCCGACCATATTCTAGATGAGATTCGGTCCAGAGCCGATATCGTTGAAATCATCTCCGACGTGGTGCAACTCAAAAAAGCCGGCAATTCCATGAAAGGGCTTTGCCCTTTCCATTCGGAAAAATCGCCCTCATTCTCCGTCAGCCCGGACAAGCAGGTCTACCACTGTTTTGGATGCGGGGCCGGCGGCAATGTGTTTCGCTTCGTCATGGAAACGCAAGACCTCTCCTTCTTCGAAGCCGTACAAAACCTGGCCCAGAGAGTTCATGTCACCATTCCTTCTCCAAGCGACGCAGGTTCCATCGGATCCGAACCCTCGGAGAAAGAAAAAATCCGCAAGGTCAACCAACAGGCCCGGCAATTTTATGAAAACTGTCTGTCCGACCCGAAAATGGGCTCAAAAGCGCTCGACTACCTGAAAAAACGCGGCTTTGACAGGGAATTGCTGGCGCGCTACCAGATCGGTTACGCCCCCTCCGCCTGGTCCGCTCTTCAACAAAATCTTGAAAAAAAACAGTTCACCGATCTCGATTTTCTGGAAAACGCCGGGCTTCTCAAAAAAAGCGCCGAGCGCAATAATTATTACGACCGCTTCCGCGACCGCGTGATTTTTCCATTGAAAGACATGCAAGGCGTTATCATCGGCTTTGCCGGACGCGCCATCAGCGACGACAACATTCCCAAATACCTGAATTCGCCGGAAACGCCGCTCTACAAGAAAAGTAAATTCCTGTTCGGCCTCGACATCGCAAAAACCGCGATTCGACGAGAGAATCACGCCTTGCTGGTCGAAGGCTATTTCGATCAAATGCGCGCCGTTCAGAACGATATTCTCAATGTCGCCGCAACCTGCGGCACCGCTCTGACGCCTCTGCAAATCCAGCTTTTGAAGAATTTTTCAACCAACGTCACCCTCGTCTTCGATTCAGACGCCGCCGGCCAGGCCGCCGCCGAAAAAGGATTCGACCTGCTACTGAGCCAGGGCATGAACGTGAAAATCCTCTGCCTGCCAGATGGACACGACCCCGATTCTTATATCCTGAAATTTGGAAAAGAAAGTTTTTTACAAGAAGTTAGGAACGCAAAGCCATTTCTTGAATCTTATATTATAAAGGCCATTGCTCAGGAGGACACATCTAGCCCAAATGGGCGCGCAAATGTCGCAAAACGGGTTCTTCCGCTGATTGCTCAAATCAGCAATTCTGTGGAACGCGTGGAATGGACCAAGTTTTTGTCGGAAAAAGCAAAATTGGATGAGCGCGCGCTGATGTCTGAGTTGAGGAAGAAATTTCATTCAACGCGCCCCCAACCCGAGCTTCCCAAAGAAACGCAAACGGCGCCGCCCAATCCAGAGCTTTATCTGATTCATTTGCTCATGTCCGGCAATGAAACGACGCTTCGCACGATACGATCGCGCGTTTCCGTCGGGGAATTTCAGGATCCGCAGTTGCGGCAAATAGCCCAGGTCGTTTATGAAATGATCGACGCCAGCGTCCCCGTTCTTCTGGATCGCGCGCTCGACAAGGCGGAAGATCCCGAAACGGCCCGACAGATCACGCAAATCGGCCTGGCGCCGATCGAATTTGAAGATCAGGAACGCGCCGCCGCAGACTGCATACAAGCCGTCAAGCGAAGCGCCGCAGAAGGAGCGATTAAAGAACTGAAGCGACAACGCAATCACGCCCTCGAAGCCGGGCAGATGCAGGAGTCGCGGGAATTACAAATCAAACTCAGGAATTTGGAAACCGCCCTCAAAGCAGGGTGA